The proteins below come from a single Mugil cephalus isolate CIBA_MC_2020 chromosome 7, CIBA_Mcephalus_1.1, whole genome shotgun sequence genomic window:
- the nadkb gene encoding NAD kinase b isoform X1, with amino-acid sequence MTAMNFKLRMENSETSPSSRPLAVPDRGMVRPSGPPGQLPESARPSKHREHPSKSPRRRREGKRLQRRGGGHEQLLWEIERRRLPGQHEHSEPSGSTSDTAESSPKRRAHFLHGPYPATHFGPKACILPNPTSVMHIQDPASQRLTWNKPPVNVLVIRKIRDESLVEPFKELCTFLVEEKQMMVYVERKVADDATLSKDEAFGSIRNQLCTFREGYDDISDCIDLIICLGGDGTLLYASSLFQGSVPPVMAFHLGSLGFLTPFKFESYKTEVAKVFEGNAAITLRSRLKVKVVKDMLQRTGQQPQQQQQQEQEHNGLPPHGHTNSEAGKVTLQLQVLNEVVVDRGPSSYLSNVDLYLDGRLITSVQGDGVIVSTPTGSTAYAAAAGASMIHPNVPAIMVTPICPHSLSFRPIVVPAGVELMITLSPDARNMAWVSFDGRKRQEIQHGDCIKITTSCYPVPSICCHDLVYDWFESLAQCLHWNVRKRQARLADASDSSDTEN; translated from the exons ATGACAGCTATGAACTTTAAACTAAG AATGGAGAATTCAGAAACCAGTCCATCTTCGAGGCCCCTGGCAGTGCCGGACAGAGGCATGGTGCGACCCTCAGGACCCCCCGGTCAGCTGCCAGAGTCAGCTAGACCCTCCAAGCACAGGGAGCACCCATCCAAGTCACCAAGGAGACGGCGGGAGGGGAAGAGGTTGCAGCGACGGGGGGGTGGTCATGAACAGCTGCTGTGGGAGATTGAGCGACGGAGGTTGCCAGGCCAACACGAGCACTCAGAGCCCTCTGGTTCGACGAGCGACACAGCGGAAAGCTCTCCTAAGAG AAGAGCACACTTTCTACATGGACCATATCCAGCCACTCACTTCGGACCCAAAGCCTGTATTCTTCCCAACCCAACTTCAGTCAT GCACATCCAAGACCCGGCCAGCCAGAGGCTCACCTGGAATAAACCTCCGGTCAATGTTCTGGTCATCAGGAAAATCAGAGATGAGAGTCTGGTTGAGCCATTTAAAGAGCTCTGCACATTTCTAGTGGAG GAGAAGCAGATGATGGTGTACGTCGAGAGGAAGGTCGCCGATGATGCTACGCTGTCGAAAGACGAAGCGTTCGGCTCCATCCGCAATCAGCTCTGCACCTTCAGAGAGG GTTACGATGATATCTCTGACTGCATCGACCTCATTATCTGTCTGGGTGGAGATGGGACTTTACTTTAcgcctcctctctcttccag GGCAGCGTGCCTCCGGTCATGGCGTTCCACCTCGGCTCTCTGGGTTTCCTGACGCCCTTCAAGTTTGAGTCTTACAAGACTGAAGTGGCTAAAGTGTTTGAAG GCAACGCGGCCATCACTCTACGCAGCCGTCTCAAAGTGAAGGTGGTGAAGGACATGTTGCAGAGGACCGgacagcagccgcagcagcagcagcagcaggagcaggagcacaACGGGCTCCCTCCTCATGGACACACCAACAGTGAGGCCGGGAAGGTCACCCTGCAGCTGCAG gtgctgaatgaggtggtggtggatcGAGGGCCGTCCTCCTACCTGTCCAACGTCGACTTGTACCTCGACGGTCGACTCATCACCTCGGTGCAGGGAGACG gtgtGATCGTGTCCACGCCTACGGGCAGCACAGCGTACGCAGCGGCAGCGGGAGCCTCGATGATCCACCCCAACGTCCCCGCCATCATGGTCACTCCCATCTGCCCACACTCGCTCTCCTTCAGGCCGATCGTGGTCCCCGCCGGGGTGGAGCTCATG ATCACCTTGTCCCCCGACGCCAGGAACATGGCCTGGGTGTCGTTTGACGGACGGAAGAGACAAGAGATCCAGCACGGAGACTG CATTAAGATCACCACGTCCTGTTACCCGGTGCCGTCCATCTGCTGCCACGACCTGGTGTACGACTGGTTTGAAAGCCTGGCTCAGTGTTTGCACTGGAACGTACGCAAGAGGCAGGCCCGGCTCGCGGACGCCTCCGACTCCTCGGACACGGAGAACTGA
- the nadkb gene encoding NAD kinase b isoform X2 has product MENSETSPSSRPLAVPDRGMVRPSGPPGQLPESARPSKHREHPSKSPRRRREGKRLQRRGGGHEQLLWEIERRRLPGQHEHSEPSGSTSDTAESSPKRRAHFLHGPYPATHFGPKACILPNPTSVMHIQDPASQRLTWNKPPVNVLVIRKIRDESLVEPFKELCTFLVEEKQMMVYVERKVADDATLSKDEAFGSIRNQLCTFREGYDDISDCIDLIICLGGDGTLLYASSLFQGSVPPVMAFHLGSLGFLTPFKFESYKTEVAKVFEGNAAITLRSRLKVKVVKDMLQRTGQQPQQQQQQEQEHNGLPPHGHTNSEAGKVTLQLQVLNEVVVDRGPSSYLSNVDLYLDGRLITSVQGDGVIVSTPTGSTAYAAAAGASMIHPNVPAIMVTPICPHSLSFRPIVVPAGVELMITLSPDARNMAWVSFDGRKRQEIQHGDCIKITTSCYPVPSICCHDLVYDWFESLAQCLHWNVRKRQARLADASDSSDTEN; this is encoded by the exons ATGGAGAATTCAGAAACCAGTCCATCTTCGAGGCCCCTGGCAGTGCCGGACAGAGGCATGGTGCGACCCTCAGGACCCCCCGGTCAGCTGCCAGAGTCAGCTAGACCCTCCAAGCACAGGGAGCACCCATCCAAGTCACCAAGGAGACGGCGGGAGGGGAAGAGGTTGCAGCGACGGGGGGGTGGTCATGAACAGCTGCTGTGGGAGATTGAGCGACGGAGGTTGCCAGGCCAACACGAGCACTCAGAGCCCTCTGGTTCGACGAGCGACACAGCGGAAAGCTCTCCTAAGAG AAGAGCACACTTTCTACATGGACCATATCCAGCCACTCACTTCGGACCCAAAGCCTGTATTCTTCCCAACCCAACTTCAGTCAT GCACATCCAAGACCCGGCCAGCCAGAGGCTCACCTGGAATAAACCTCCGGTCAATGTTCTGGTCATCAGGAAAATCAGAGATGAGAGTCTGGTTGAGCCATTTAAAGAGCTCTGCACATTTCTAGTGGAG GAGAAGCAGATGATGGTGTACGTCGAGAGGAAGGTCGCCGATGATGCTACGCTGTCGAAAGACGAAGCGTTCGGCTCCATCCGCAATCAGCTCTGCACCTTCAGAGAGG GTTACGATGATATCTCTGACTGCATCGACCTCATTATCTGTCTGGGTGGAGATGGGACTTTACTTTAcgcctcctctctcttccag GGCAGCGTGCCTCCGGTCATGGCGTTCCACCTCGGCTCTCTGGGTTTCCTGACGCCCTTCAAGTTTGAGTCTTACAAGACTGAAGTGGCTAAAGTGTTTGAAG GCAACGCGGCCATCACTCTACGCAGCCGTCTCAAAGTGAAGGTGGTGAAGGACATGTTGCAGAGGACCGgacagcagccgcagcagcagcagcagcaggagcaggagcacaACGGGCTCCCTCCTCATGGACACACCAACAGTGAGGCCGGGAAGGTCACCCTGCAGCTGCAG gtgctgaatgaggtggtggtggatcGAGGGCCGTCCTCCTACCTGTCCAACGTCGACTTGTACCTCGACGGTCGACTCATCACCTCGGTGCAGGGAGACG gtgtGATCGTGTCCACGCCTACGGGCAGCACAGCGTACGCAGCGGCAGCGGGAGCCTCGATGATCCACCCCAACGTCCCCGCCATCATGGTCACTCCCATCTGCCCACACTCGCTCTCCTTCAGGCCGATCGTGGTCCCCGCCGGGGTGGAGCTCATG ATCACCTTGTCCCCCGACGCCAGGAACATGGCCTGGGTGTCGTTTGACGGACGGAAGAGACAAGAGATCCAGCACGGAGACTG CATTAAGATCACCACGTCCTGTTACCCGGTGCCGTCCATCTGCTGCCACGACCTGGTGTACGACTGGTTTGAAAGCCTGGCTCAGTGTTTGCACTGGAACGTACGCAAGAGGCAGGCCCGGCTCGCGGACGCCTCCGACTCCTCGGACACGGAGAACTGA
- the sec62 gene encoding translocation protein SEC62, whose translation MAERRRHKRRVQEVSEPTKEEKAVAKYLRFNCPTKSTNMIGHRVDYFVASKAVDCLLDSKWAKAKKGEEALFTTRESVVEYCNRLLKQQFFHRALKVMKKKPEKDTKKEKEKEKEKEKEKAKGDSSKEEEKKGKKEKEKKKESDAAEAKKEKSDDSPGSPKKKKEVKKKFKLEPHEDQLFLDGNEVYVWIYDPVHFKTFAMGLILVIAVIAATLFPLWPAEMRVGVYYLSVAAGCFVASILLLAVARCILFLIIWLVTGGRHHFWFLPNLTADVGFIDSFRPLYTHEYKGPRANDKKGSDKADEKDDGAASAKAQKSDSDEKSDSEKKDGDDEEEEEEEEGKEAGPGESKEAEGDGSDDRQSDTDSDRREDEGSQHSNGNDFEMITREELEQHTEEEEEEEEEEEETQEREERGGSETKAQTAET comes from the exons ATGGCGGAGCGCAGGAGGCACAAGAGACGGGTCCAG GAGGTGAGCGAGCCCACCAAGGAGGAGAAGGCGGTGGCGAAGTACCTCCGGTTCAACTGCCCCACCAAGTCCACGAACATGATTGGCCATCGAGTCGACTACTTCGTCG CCTCGAAGGCTGTGGACTGTCTGCTGGACTCCAAGTGGGCCAAAGCTAAGAAGGGAGAGGAGGCGCTGTTCACCACCAGGGAGTCGGTGGTGGAGTACTGCAACAG ACTCCTCAAGCAACAGTTCTTCCACCGAGCTCTGAAGGTGATGAAGAAAAAACCAGAGAAAGACaccaagaaggagaaggagaaggaaaaagagaaggagaaggagaaggctAAGGGCGACAgcagcaaagaggaggagaagaaagggaagaaggagaaagagaagaagaaggagtctGATGCTGCTGAAgccaagaaagagaaaagt GATGACAGTCCTGGGTcccccaagaagaagaaggaggtgaagaagaagttTAAACTGGAGCCTCATGAGGATCAGCTGTTCCTGGATGGAAACGAG GTGTACGTGTGGATTTACGATCCTGTTCACTTCAAGACGTTTGCTATGGGTCTGATCCTCG TCATTGCGGTGATAGCGGCCACGCTGTTCCCGCTGTGGCCGGCTGAAATGCGTGTCGGTGTGTACTACCTAAGCGTTGCGGCCGGCTGCTTTGTGGCCAGCATCCTGCTTCTGGCCGTCG CCCGCTGCATCCTGTTCCTCATCATCTGGCTGGTGACCGGCGGGCGCCATCACTTCTGGTTCCTGCCCAACTTGACGGCGGACGTCGGCTTCATCGACTCGTTCCGGCCGCTCTACACCCACGAGTACAAGGGGCCGCGAGCCAACGACAAGAAGGGCTCGGACAAGGCCGACGAAAAGGACGACGGCGCCGCCTCCGCCAAGGCTCAGAAGTCGGACAGCGACGAGAAGTCGGACAGCGAGAAAAAGGACGgcgacgacgaggaggaggaggaagaggaggagggcaaAGAGGCGGGGCCGGGGGAGAGCAAAGAGGCAGAAGGGGACGGATCGGACGACCGCCAATCGGACACGGACAGCGACCGCCGGGAGGACGAGGGCTCGCAGCACAGCAACGGAAACGACTTTGAGATGATCAccagggaggagctggagcagcacacggaggaggaagaggaggaggaggaggaggaggaggagacacaagagagggaagaaaggggTGGGAGTGAGACTAAAGCTCAGACTGCTGAAACATAA
- the samd7 gene encoding sterile alpha motif domain-containing protein 7 yields MTPREQLRKMTALGEQGTLDEKHWYRLVNGMSAGELRQRQELIMRNQMAMAPQILAQGQQRLQGVHTQFDPRFMERELVPPSEMVAADGRQMHMGPHLGPPLPPHANVMSGRGLPGPAGYGFLPSEPMETVARRQELIHKQNIARMEMNAILHQKELENAHQKGLMGIENPLSYPSNPMVFRGRQRMPDGHDVFVHRPTLDELHSNSILMSASPYPPISTLHRERGRRAGRRPTTHKSAESHVSNLKGQTEDKSVEQSPGATSGEEKEEPKGDIGEECVPTKAHHQNKIDSDHAAGSRKNFKEGEPGLRKACVNSQDGCSDVANNGGNEKDISSQCSAFQEKFMYPSAGGALAGMPYMFPVPGNGFLPPGPPNLFLNGEEVPEDIRKWTVNDVYNFVNSIPTCAEYAQTFKDHMIDGETLPLLSEEHLLDTLGLKLGPALKIRSQVSRRLGSMLYMMNLPLSAATLQATPEKPGHRSSEIGSPVNCNSEEMMASPRDPDVLKSTEHLNEAENNSPPSASSETA; encoded by the exons ATGACCCCACGGGAGCAGCTGAGGAAGATGACGGCACTGGGAGAGCAGGGGACCTTGGATGAGAAGCACTGGTACCGACTGGTCAACGGCATGTCGGCTGGAG AGCTCAGGCAGAGGCAGGAGCTGATAATGAGGAACCAGATGGCCATGGCTCCACAGATCCTCGCGCAGGGGCAGCAGAGGTTACAGGGAGTCCACACACAGTTCGACCCTCGCTTCATGGAGAG GGAGTTGGTTCCCCCCTCTGAGATGGTAGCTGCTGATGGCAGGCAGATGCACATGGGACCTCACCTTGGTCCACCTTTACCCCCTCACGCCAATGTCATGTCTGGAAGAGGCTTACCTGGCCCAG CTGGCTATGGCTTCTTGCCCTCAGAGCCCATGGAAACAGTTGCCCGTCGACAGGAGCTCATTCACAAGCAAAATATAGCCAG GATGGAGATGAACGCCATCCTGCaccagaaggagctggagaacgCTCACCAGAAAGGACTGATGGGAATTGAGAATCCTTTGTCGTACCCTTCCAACCCCATGGTGTTCAGAGGTCGCCAGCGCATGCCGGACGGCCACGACGTCTTTGTCCACAGACCCACCCTGGACGAACTGCACTCCAACAGTATACTCATGTCCGCCAGCCCTTACCCGCCAATCAGCACTctgcacagagagaggggaCGCAGGGCCGGCAGGAGGCCAACCACCCACAAGAGCGCAGAGAGCCACGTGTCCAACCTGAAGGGCCAAACCGAAGATAAAAGTGTAGAGCAGAGCCCAGGGGCCACAtcgggggaggagaaggaggaaccGAAGGGGGACATTGGGGAGGAGTGTGTTCCCACTAAGGCGCACCATCAAAACAAAATAGACTCTGACCACGCCGCGGGAAGCAGGAAGAACTTCAAAGAGGGGGAGCCCGGCCTTCGTAAAGCCTGCGTGAACAGTCAAGATGGATGTTCAGATGTGGCCAACAACggtggaaatgaaaaagacatATCCAGCCAGTGTTCAGCTTTCCAGGAGAAATTCATGTATCCTTCCGCCGGTGGAGCCCTCGCAGGGATGCCTTACATGTTCCCAGTCCCTGGAAACGGTTTTCTTCCACCTG GTCCTCCAAATCTCTTTCTGAACGGCGAGGAGGTGCCTGAGGACATAAGGAAGTGGACGGTGAATGATGTTTACAACTTCGTCAACAGTATACCCACGTGTGCAGAGTACGCTCAG ACATTCAAGGACCACATGATTGACGGAGAGACGCTGCCTCTCCTCTCAGAGGAGCATCTACTGGACACTCTGGGGCTCAAGCTGGGGCCCGCCCTCAAGATCCGCTCACAg GTGTCCAGACGTCTGGGCAGCATGTTGTACATGATGAACTTACCGCTGTCTGCCGCCACCCTGCAGGCCACGCCGGAGAAGCCCGGGCACCGCTCGTCAGAGATCGGCTCCCCCGTCAACTGCAACAGCGAGGAGATGATGGCGAGTCCCAGAGATCCCGATGTCCTCAAATCCACCGAGCACCTCAATGAAGCAGAGAACAATTCGCCTCCGTCTGCCAGCAGCGAGACGGCCTGA
- the LOC125011238 gene encoding apolipoprotein D-like has translation MNAIQVFSLTLLSLLAANAQVIMPGRCPRPAVQSDFDAAKYLGRWYEIQRLPHTFQKGECSTATYSLKSPGVIGVLNRELLDDGTINALTGSAKSSSEPAKLLVSFFENSPPAPYWVLSTDYDNYALVYSCTDLGLIHLEFAWILSREPSLPEETIEELHSTLSSIGVRVDKLLTTNQDAAYCRTMSE, from the exons ATGAATGCCATCCAGGTGTTTTCGCTCACTCTGCTGTCCCTTCTGGCGGCCAACGCTCAGGTCATCATGCCTGGAAGATGCCCCAGGCCTGCTGTCCAGAGCGACTTTGATGCCGCGAAG TATCTCGGTAGGTGGTATGAAATACAGAGGCTGCCGCACACTTTCCAGAAGGGCGAGTGCAGCACTGCCACCTACAGCCTGAAGAGCCCTGGAGTCATTGGTGTCCTCAACAGGGAGCTGCT AGATGACGGGACCATTAACGCCCTTACCGGCTCCGCCAAGAGTTCATCTGAGCCTGCCAAGCTGCTTGTCTCCTTCTTTGAGA ACTCTCCCCCTGCCCCATATTGGGTCCTGTCCACCGACTATGACAACTACGCGCTGGTCTACAGCTGCACTGACCTGGGACTGATCCATCTGGAGTTCGCCTGGATCCTGAGCAGAGAGCCCAGCCTCCCCGAGGAGACGATCGAAGAGCTGCACAGCACCCTGTCCTCCATCGGAGTCAGAGTGGACAAGCTGCTCACCACAAACCAGGATGCGGCTTATTGCAGGACCATGAGCGAGTAA
- the LOC125011237 gene encoding apolipoprotein D-like, producing MKAVQVISLTLLCVLSASAQVLKFGRCPKPDVQANFDVTRYVGKWYEIKKLPTTFQKGECGTATYSLKSPGVIRVLNSELLDDGTINSIVGSAKVKDPAEPAKLQVSFNNSPPGPYWVLSSDYEGHSLVYGCTDFGLFHMELSWILSREPTLPEETVEELESILTSVGVNVEKMVPTNQDEAYCSPMHQYTATY from the exons ATGAAGGCCGTCCAGGTGATCTCCTtgactctgctgtgtgtgctctCCGCCAGCGCTCAGGTCCTGAAGTTCGGCAGATGTCCCAAACCTGACGTTCAGGCGAACTTTGATGTTACCAGG TACGTTGGTAAGTGGTATGAGATAAAGAAGCTGCCAACAACCTTCCAGAAAGGCGAGTGCGGCACTGCCACCTACAGCCTGAAGAGCCCTGGAGTCATTAGGGTCCTGAACAGTGAGCTGCT CGATGATGGAACCATTAATTCCATCGTCGGCTCCGCCAAGGTCAAGGACCCAGCTGAGCCTGCCAAGCTGCAGGTTTCCTTTAACA ACTCTCCCCCTGGTCCTTATTGGGTTCTGTCCAGCGACTACGAGGGTCACTCTCTGGTCTACGGCTGCACAGACTTCGGCCTCTTCCACATGGAGCTGTCCTGGATCCTGAGCAGAGAGCCCACCCTGCCCGAGGAGACCGTCGAGGAGCTGGAGAGCATCCTGACCTCTGTTGGAGTCAATGTGGAGAAGATGGTCCCCACCAACCAGGACGAGGCTTACTGCAGCCCCATGCACCAGTACACGGCGACATACTGA